The nucleotide sequence AGAGCGGAGAACTTAGAAACATGGTCGATCAAGAATGGAGCACGCTCGTGGAAAGGGTCCGTTCGGGAAGAAATCTGTTTCTGTTTCCGGAAGGCACATTCAACCACGATGGTTACCTCAATCAGATCAAGAAAGGCGTCTATTATATACGAACTAAAATCAAGGACGTTCACTTTATTTCCTTCACATTGACTTACGATTATATTTCCGCTAAGAAAGCCCAACTTCATATTGCTTACGGCGAGAACTTCGACATCTCCGAAGACGCAACCAGCGACGAAGTGACCAACATCGTGAAAGAAAGACTCGGAAAAAACTATGTGGTAACACCGGGGAATCTACTTTCCACAATTCTAATGCAGTTAAGACCGGATTCTCAGCTTGAAAAAGAAATTCTTTTTAAACGTTTGCAAACCTTGGCTTCCCGACTCAAAGAAAAGAGCAAAGAGATTCATATTTCAGGCAAGTTATTTACGAACCACTTGGAAGACGCGTTTCAAAACATTCTTAAAAAAGGATTGGATCATAAACTCTTGAAGCTCGATGGAAACGGAAACGTTTCCGGAACGGATAAGTTACTTCAAAAGGAAGGGGATACGAGAAATCTTCTGAAAAAAAATATACTTTTGTATCACGCCAATCAGCTCACGTATCACAAACCGGAGTTGGAAAAAATTCTTCCTTCTCTCGCTTAATCAAGGAACTCAAATAAGAATGGGATTTTGGAAACGTCTATT is from Leptospira stimsonii and encodes:
- a CDS encoding 1-acyl-sn-glycerol-3-phosphate acyltransferase, which translates into the protein MQETSATSTISNPTQIVYSTKTYDWLIGLVYRTRGLMFDSIEEYFEESNHDRILKANYPTVIIGNHVEEGDVPALSAVHRVIQPKIKFAIPAREDILRKNFLVKEFRPKGTLKLIFGLIDKTNVIPTFLRYIGCFPVKRPFRDNARELIKSGELRNMVDQEWSTLVERVRSGRNLFLFPEGTFNHDGYLNQIKKGVYYIRTKIKDVHFISFTLTYDYISAKKAQLHIAYGENFDISEDATSDEVTNIVKERLGKNYVVTPGNLLSTILMQLRPDSQLEKEILFKRLQTLASRLKEKSKEIHISGKLFTNHLEDAFQNILKKGLDHKLLKLDGNGNVSGTDKLLQKEGDTRNLLKKNILLYHANQLTYHKPELEKILPSLA